The Setaria viridis chromosome 2, Setaria_viridis_v4.0, whole genome shotgun sequence DNA window cggcgtcgatcttGACGGCCGCCTGCTGGAGGAAGTCCCATGACCTGGTGGTGTGGAGGTGGTACACGGGGTCGGCGAACACGGAGACGACGCCGGGCTTccggcggagcgcggcggcctcgACCTCGGAGAGCCGCGCCGCGAACCCGGAGAAGCCGTGCTTGTACTGCCGCACCACCACGCTGCCCGCCCTCCGTCCCCTGATCGATGAAGGAAACCACGTACGCAAAATGAACAAGCTAAATTTTGGATAATATGCAATTCACTGTACTAATTACTTTGTAATTGCCCCTCGCCCCTCAACGTTCCTCCGCCACCCTGCTCTCGCCATCATCCGCGGTCAAGCCTGCCACCCCCACCCTCATCCTTCTAATCCCAGAATAACCCCAAGAAGCCCCTCCCGGGGACCCTAAACCTTAGCGCACGTGATGCGTACAAGTTGTCAGAAACCCGTTAGCATCGTACCCATGATGATGAGAAGTGAATTAAGCATGTGTTTAGTTCTTGAGACGggatgggacgggacgggacacGATGGTACGAGACGACACCACGTTGAAGGATGTTTGGCTGGAGGGACTCACGAGACAATAGGGTACGGGGATCGTCGAACGATGTGCGCGTACGTGTGCGTTTATCTACATACGTAGGTTCAGAATAGAGGTAGGAACGCAATATTCCTGTGGAGACGAGACTGTGACGACGTACGGACCGACCGACCTCTTGAGCACCGTGCTGACGAGGCGCAGGTGGCTCTCCTGGAGGAGGTTCGGGGAGGCGCGCTGCGGCACGGCACCCATGTACACGATGTACACCTGgttgcccccgtcgccggcggcggcggcggcggcagccaacGACGAGGCGATGAGGCAGCAGAGCAGCAACCAAGTGGCCATCCTCCGATCCGGCGAGCGAGCGATCGATCAGATCACTCGAGTCGTGCGTGGCGTGCGTCGCCGTCGCTGCAGTGCACGAGGCTCTTGCTTGCCACGAGCCCACGAGTTGCGTTTGCGTCTCGATATATAAGCGCCGGGTGTGCCTGGGTGGGCGCGTGGTTTGTACTGCAGGCTCTGTGCGGCTGTGGTTGCTCGAGATCGAGGCCGCCGTGTGCTGCccgcggtggtggtgcgggcaCTAACTAGCGGAGCGCACGTACGCGTGCCCCGCCCCCGCGTATGTACGCCAGTATTGTGGGGTGGTGGAGCAGTGCGCTAGTGCTCGCTCTAGTGATCGACCTTATCAACGACCCGAAGTGGCACCAGTGCTAGCCTAGGCCACGCACCATCTCTGTGTTAAGTGGCTGAGGCTGGCTATAAGCTATGTAGTAGCATTGTATCTTCCTTTATGCATGCTTGGTCACGAATAGATCATGGACAAAATAGTTTAGTCTTCACCTTTTAGATTCAGTAGGGTAGTGATGGGCTAGCTAGGCAAACTCTAACCTGGGCCTATTTCGACCAGGCTAAATCAATGCAAATTGCTCGTGTTTGGTTAGGTGGCTAAAGATAGCCTGATTTGTTATGCTTATGTTTAGTTGGCTGCACAATGTGATAAGATTACCCTGTATTTCCTATAGGTGGCACGGACTCATCATGCCAAACGAGCATCGCAgacgcgcagcagcagcaatttTCCAGTCGAGCACCGTAACGTCGGTCTCGCTCGCCATCTTGCCCTCACCTCCCTGTCACTCATCGCCACGTCGAACCTCGCGAGGAGAAGGAGCTCCTGAACTCCTCGGCGACCATGCAGTCCTCGAGATTGAGGGGATACCATCTCCTTCAGCCACGGTGTGGGGGAGGCGGCATAGAGCAGCTGCTCTTCTATCGGCCataccagcagcagcagcatctgacGCGGAACCACCGCTGCTTGTGGCGTCATCGACCTCAAAGCGGGTGTGGCTGTTCGGGATGAACCTTGACTGCACCGGCTCCGAGGAGAGCGGTGGCGGGAGGACGGCATGCCCACGACGCAGATGGCACTGCAGTTGCCATCGCcgccgtcatcctcctcctcctcctcctccaggaaagCGAGGTGGCGGGGTGGGAGGTAGGGACGGGGGAGGCCGGCAGCAGCGGGGATGGGAGGTGAGTGGATGCATAGCACATAGCTAAATGAAGCCTGGCTTCGTGGATGCGACCGCCCCTCACATTTCCAGCTAGCCAGGCTAAGAGGGCCATGATGCATAAGTTAGGCCTGGCTAGGGGCTTATCCAGCCAACCTAACATGCCTACATTGTATAACCGAAGTCTCGTTAGGACTTATACAGTCTACCAATTACTACCGCTTATCATCAATTCAAACATCGATTCAAAAAATTTGAACTAGAGATTTATATCACTAGTCGGGGGTGAGAATTTATTACCTCagtttcagcagtttcaaaGAGAGATAGCCGGGAAGGATGACCATGATATGTATTGAAATGTTTGTCAATGTTAGTTTTTTGTCATCTTGTTCAAAAAAATCATATAAGTATAGTTTATTTCGTTTATAGCTTACTTTATCATTAAATATCTTTTAAGCATGACTAATCTTTTCATATATTTACAATAAACTTTTGAATAAGAAGAATGATAAAATGTtgcgagaaaaaaaaacaatggtaACAAATATTTCGAATCAGATGGAGTATTTAAAGACCAGACAGGAGGTGACGACAACAAGGGTTGCAGGGCACGCTGGAGTCGAAGAAGAAGTTTGCATTGGAGACAATGGCACTGAGGAGGAGAGATGTAGAGTATGGTGACGCGAAGATGACGTGAGAGCCCTTAAAGCTAGGAGACGAAGTGGATAAAAAGAGAGGGTGAGAAGGAAGTAAGGTTGTGGGCTGAAATATGCACCGCCGTTTGATGAATCGAAATCCAACCGCCACCAAAATTGACTGGTACGCCAGCAAAACGCATGCCAAGAGACGACAAGAAAGGCACTAGCCTGCGTACGTGCTAGTGAGGTGGGTGCTTCAGATTACTGATCATCGATCCCGTGCAGATCGAAACGAAAAGGCCGGCCGGTGGCCACCTAGAGATAGagcaacaaaaaaagaaaagaaaaactcagcAATACACGATCGCTCGTGGAGTCGTGGTTGTTGGTAGGCACTGCCTACGTGCGTGCCTGCCATTTTGGAGCTAGAGTCATGCAATTCATTCACGCGTATCGCCGGTGTGACCGAGGCGGCCCGGCCCCACACAATCCAAAAATAAAACTGTTTTAGGGTCACAGTGGGGAAGGCACAGGGCACAGGGCCCTCGTCCGGGTTGGGTCGTGGCGAGCACGCACGCGCGTTTGGGTTTGGTTTGGCCAATTTATCTCATCCCGCCCACCACACCGCCGCTTCACTAGCTGACACATGTCAACTGTTCATAAGTACGGTAGCTGGGTACACGCCCAACCAGGAAGAGGTTATCTAAATCCTAGATAAACCCAAAGCCTAACTTGCATTATCCTCTGCTGCGTGCAACTGCAGCACTCCAAAAGAATGTTCCCAACGGAAAGTTCTGACATGCTCCCATAGATACATAAAttttaatatatatctagacataacctaTATACAGTTGTATAgcaaaaaaatatgtataaaaaaGAGAGACCCATATACAGTAGTAAACACATTATTTTGTCACAAGTTTGTACATGGCATTTTAGACCATTGGGCCTGCCGTGGCCACCTCACTCAACATTCCCAGAGAGCAAGAAAAGAACAGGGTGAAGTCAAGAAGAGGCATCGTAGTCTCTTGTTCTCACAATTAACTTGACTACAAACTCACATTGGATGGCATTTTTCAAGCTGAGTTATATTTTTAGGATGGCGCCTGTCTAAGTAATCCTTTCTTAGTGAATTTCACACACAACATCAAGTTCTTCAGGCAGGTATGCATATGCTAAGATAGTTCAAACATATACAGCTAGTTTTTCTTTGTACACTCTATGCACGACCGCACGTATCGCCATTGCGTCAACTCTGTATAGTACAAATATCTACATTTGATCAAGATATACATAGAGACTAGCATATACCAAACAAACATCACTACACAATTGTCACCCGATTCAAAGTCTGTCTTGCTTTGTACAATTGTACTGTAGATGTAGATCAAGCACCAGGGGCCCTCCATCCTGCTAGTGAAATCTAGGAATATCCAAGTAGTTAGTATTATCTTATACACAGAAGTGGCAATGTATGTCCTACTCGATCTTACGAACTTTCCCAAACACTTTAGTTGTTTTCCGCTGTAGGTTTGATTCTTAAAGGAGTACCCATATAACTGTGAAGTCAATAgcatggtactccctccgttccaaattgtaagttattccaagaatcttggagagtgaaagtatctcaagtttgaccaaatttatatgataatataataacatttatgatgtcaactaagtatcattagattctttatcaattatattttcatagtatatctatttgatgtcataaatctttatatttttctctataattttgatcaaacttgagatgctttgacttctccaagattcttggaatgacttacaatttgggacggagggagtactaatttGTACCGTTGATGAGTGAAGGCTCGTAGAAGAGTGACTCACCTAAACCACATCCACCTTATGCCTCTGCCAGTTCTGGGAGTGTAATCAACCGGGATGCGGAGTCATACTCCAACTCAGTGCCGCAGCTGATGCACAAGCATAGCAATAAACACTTCTCAGAATATAAACTCAAAACACAGACGGAACTTGATTTTAACAATTGAAGGCATACTTTGCACATTTCACATTGTTTTTTGCACCACCACTAGGCACTGACAATATAGTCCCGAAGAAGGAAAGGTTTTCATTTCCACAATTTGGACATGGGCCCTGAAAAAGGAATAATAATCATCTGTGTTCTCCAGTTAACCATACAATAATGTATTTacaacaaaaaggaaaatacCTTCAAAATCAGAAAGTCTTTCACAATGGCATTAGTGATTGCCTGGGCTATCCAAAATATTAAAGGCAGTGCAGCGAACCATGTGAAGATGAAACTGAAAGGCTCTGGCAACTGCAtaaatcagaaaaatgtagtTACAAATAATAAAGTTCCATGGATGGCACTAATGGCAACTGTTAGAAAATTAAGAACCTAAAGTATACTGAGAACAAAGATGGACTTTCAAAAGTAGCATGCATGAGAAAAAGAATGTCATTTATTGTTATCAGAACTATCAAGTACAAGTCTGTTGCAATACAAGAAATTCAAAGGAAAGTCCTAGTTGTATTTGACAATAAGTGGGTCTCAGAAAGCTCATCTAACCAGAAAACAATTGATCCATTGAATTATTTCTATTCCTTTTTGACTTTAGTCTATCATTTattgatgaaaataaaaaagaacaaatGATAAAATCAGAATAAATTGGTTGCATGCATTCATCAGCCGATCCGATTGCCTAGCATGAATGTTTTGAACAGTTTGGCAAAGCCAGCGTGTTTAGCACTAGACTCAGTCCTAGCTGCTCACTTTATGCAGGACAAATATAATGTCATAGGAGGTAAATTTTTAATATAAGAGATTATTTTCCGTGATATAGAGATGACATGCTACTATATTTCCAAAAGGGTACACATAATAGTCAGACACCCCTGGTAATCTTGGCAGCAGCTCACGCCCACTGGAGTGCAACACCCAGTTTTAAACTTCCAACTCAAGAGAAATAAATTTCagtatattaaaaaaatttatcaaGGATAATGAAATGTGATCACATCATTCCTTAATTATTGTCCAGAAGCCTAAACTAATGTTCTTTTAGTAGGGATTAGGATTGATTCGAGTTTATACTAACAAAAAGCACATTCAAATAGCACTTGTATGCAATTGTTGTAACATCATCAATAAGAAACATACAGTAGAACTTCAATTTGCAATACTTACCTCAAGAAGATATGTGATCTCAAATCCCGTCAAATCatccaagaagaagaatctgtCAAGAAGAACAATGCATTATACACCTAATAAAGGTAGTGGTCCTTGCTAAACCAATAGCAATATTTGGCCGCAGTGTAATATGAACGTTTGAAATCAGGAAGAATTCAAACAGTGCTCTTTTCATTCATGTCATGTCAGAATATTTCCATTTAATACTCACAGTGTTAGAGCTACAACTGCTGCTGGAACATTTAGCAGGAACATCTTGAAGTAATCAACAGTCAAGTCACTGTAGACCTGCACATAATTCCATAATGGGTCAGGATTCTTAAAATGAACAAACTCAAATTACTGCCCAAATCATTGACAATGGGGCCTAATGGACATATCTAGTCTGAAGAATTTTACACACTATAATGTAAACTCATCTGATTTACACAGACCTGCACATAATTCCATAATGGGTCAGGATTCTTAAAATGAACAAACTCAAATTACTGCCCAAATCATTGACAATGGGGCCTAATGGACATATCTAGTCTGAAGAATTTTACACACTATAATGTAAACTCATCTGAGTTGATTTTGTGATACTGTTTGTTAAATTTCCTGGTTTGTTTACTTGGTACAAGAGATCTACAAGATAATGTTTCCCAGCATTGACTTGATGGTATGGACTTAAGATCAGAGAAGCTTCACCCATTACACTAGAAAATTTAATAGCGACAGACAACGTTTCCTTCAACCCACTACCACTAATAATGTTCAGTTACAGTTCACATGGTATATATGCTGAGCGCTATGCCAGGGCGTCAGGCGATTGATCACTTAAGGAAGTCTAGACAACAATGTTGCAAAAATGTTTGGTGACAAAAGCTGATGAAAGGACTGGTCCTGATGTTCCAATAGGTAAGGATAACTATGTTGAAGCATGGCCTCATCACAAGCCTCAGTATATAGGGAAAAGATTGATAGAACTATGCTTTCCTTTCCCATGTGTGCTGTCATGAAGGAGAATAACTGGCAAGACAATACATTGAATGATTATTACATACCTTTCGACTCCGTAGGCTGCATCTTGGACCTTCCTGTACAATGTTGCTTCCTTCTTTCTACAGAGGATTTGTCAAGAAATTATCAAGAAAACGACAGATTTAGAATACCACATTGCTGTGCTTATGGTGCATTAGTTGATAGGTGAAATTCATCTCTAAGCTTCTCATGGTCCCAAAGTCCAAAGTGAAATACTAGACCTGAAGCCAAATAGCACCCAAATGTCATAAAACTAGTGGCCCAGGCAACAAGGAAAATGGAACCCCACTAAACAAATCAACAATCGACCTCTCTTATGTGCACTGACCTGTGGAGGCAAACTTTCAGTGCACCACAGTGCTCGTTAATCGTTACATGATTCAACTGCGACCATGCCATACTTTCAAGGCAATCACGGATGGGGGTTTAGTAATAAGCTATTTGCTTAATGCCACTAGACCTTTGATTTTGAATTGGTAATAACTTGCTAAATTGTTTGAGCTTCATTCTCTCTATACCACACTCACATAGATGAGAGGAGCTGGTGATTCACAAGCATATAAAATTCATGGCCAAACTCTACTTTGTTTGAGACATGAAATTGGCAGAGAACAaacacaaatgaaaaaaaaaattacagcaTGTACATGTTTGCTCTTCTTCATTATATCACCACTCTTTGCCAATTTCATACCTTGGAAACAGAGTCAACTTCAATCTTAGAATTTTTCATGCTTGTACATAATCGCCTCCTGTATATGCatgagttctttttttctttagatTTTTTCGAAACAGGTAAACATGGCTTTAAGTTGGGTCACAGTTCCACCGAATGGCTTTCTTCCATCAAATATGTTTCCCTGCTTGCTTTTTAGTTATTCTAGTCATAATCTTAAGAAAAAGAGGCCAAACTAACAGAACCATCCTTAGTAAAGGAGAAAAATTGATTGCTAAGAACTAAGAATTGCAGTGAACCCTTTCAATTTATCAGATGGCATGTCACTACAACTACACTAACAAATTAAGAGATTTGTAGGATAACTAGTTCTAACCTTTAATTTCAACTTTAGCTCATCGAATTCAGCATCCGTCATGATGGGGTTTCCAGACACATATGCCATGGAGGCTTCCAAAAGCCTTTGCTCATCTGGGCCTAACCAAAAGCAAAAGGGACATTGATTAGGAATTACCTTGAGTCCTTGACCAAATCACTTCCATGCGTCAGATACAAACAAAATCAGGATGGGCCTACGAAAGTCGAAAACACACTTACTTAGCATGACAACGCTGCTCCCTTCCCACATGAGCTCCTCCTTGAGGTTATCGAACTCCTCGTTGGACATGACCGCCTTCCTCTCGTAGTAGAACGCCTAAACACCAGGAGCAGCAAATAGCTCGATTCAATTCAGTTCACCGCCAGGTATACGTGAAGTAGAAACGCGCAGATCAAGGCGAGGAGAAAGGGGGCGCGCACGTGCCTGCATCGCCTGGAGGAACTCCTGCTCCATCTCCCCGATGGTCTTCTTCTGCTTGCGGTCGATGCTGCAG harbors:
- the LOC117845758 gene encoding PGR5-like protein 1B, chloroplastic, with protein sequence MASDARLSLLPCRLPAPLPPPPALRRSPARAAAASTSPRCRVGAAAAAGPAQPHPRARRGRWRIRASEGEAQVPVQQQEEDEVVDSNVLQYCSIDRKQKKTIGEMEQEFLQAMQAFYYERKAVMSNEEFDNLKEELMWEGSSVVMLSPDEQRLLEASMAYVSGNPIMTDAEFDELKLKLKKEGSNIVQEGPRCSLRSRKVYSDLTVDYFKMFLLNVPAAVVALTLFFFLDDLTGFEITYLLELPEPFSFIFTWFAALPLIFWIAQAITNAIVKDFLILKGPCPNCGNENLSFFGTILSVPSGGAKNNVKCANCGTELEYDSASRLITLPELAEA